GTACTGGTGCTTCACCGACAACAACTGCCTCTGTGCACTGAGTAGCGTTACCTTCCGGATCCGTTACAGTCAGTTCCACAATGAATGAACCTTCAGTTAGGAACTGATGAGTCACAACGGGGCCAGTGTCAGTGCCGCCATCAGCAAAATCCCAGTCAAACGTAAGCACTCCACCTTCAGGATCTGTACTCGCTGATCCATCGAACGATACGACCGTTTCTGTATCAGGATCGCTAGGAGTGAAATCAAACGTACAGGTTGGGAATCCGGTACCAACGCTAACAGTTTGTGTACACACTACTTCGTTGCCGGCGTTGTCTCGGATCGTCAGAGAAACGGTAAATGTGCCTGTGAAGTTGTACGAGTGTGTGACCTTTTCTCCGCTGGCGGTACTGCCATCGCCGAAATTCCATTGGAAGGAAACGATGTTACCATCGGGATCCTCGCTTGTGGAAGCATCGAAGAACACCTGAGTGTCCGTACTCACGGGGTTCGGACTGATGGTGAAATCGCAGGTTGGCTCATCACCCTCGTTTACCTCTACAAGTCTGGTCAAGCTAACGCAGTTCGCATCATCATCGACAACAAACAGCGTTACAGGGAAGCTCCCATTGCTTGTGTATGTATGGCACACAAATACGCCTGAACTCGAACCTCCATCCCCAAATGTCCAGCTGAAGGAAATAATTGTGCCGTTGTCTACAGTACCCTGAGCATCGAAACAGACCTGTTCATCCTCAGCCGGTGATGCTGGAGTAATTGTAAAGCTAATTTCTGGAGCCCCGGGGCCGGCAACGCAATCAAACGGCTTGGTGAGCTCTAAATCCAGTGGGTGCCGGGTAACCACTTCAAATGGATATGCAGGATCGGTCAGAATCGCAGTAATGAAAACTCGAGTGTTTACCGGTTGTTCTGCTGTGGAGGGAGCGGTATAAGTTACCCGGGCGAAGCCGCCGGAATCAGTTACAACAGTGTTGGCGTCAAGAGATCCGATTCCAACTTCTGAGCCTTCAATATTTGTGAGGCGAAGTTTGATTCTGGCATTCGGAACGCCAGCCCCGAGTTGATTCTTCAACTGTATTGTAATGTTCGATCTATCGGGAGTGGCGCTTGGTTTCCGAATAAAAACCGAATCCGGACTTGCTTCGATCGTTATAAACAATCGCGTCCCGCTTGGGCCGGTCAGATCCGGAATATCGACCTCATCCGTACTGCAGCTCGCTATGAACAGAACGGCAATACCGATGAAAGCCAAAGCAATCATTGGAGTCCCTGCTCTTAATTTGCTTTTCATAATTCCCTCCAAACAAACATACGCTTAAAACCGATCTTGCAACAATTCATCGCTATTCATTTTGGAATGTTCACGGTTTCTCATTCACTCTCGGCAAAATTGGCGAAGTGAACTTCCAGTAATCCGACCGCTGTTACGTTTCTACCTGCAATGTCATGACCAAAAAACCGCATCTGGGCGTTGGCCGTCAAGACATCCTCGCCGCCGAAGACAAGTTGAGCAAGAGGAGGCTCGCGCTTTGCAACGTGACGAACAATCAGGATTGACCCTGAAGCAGTAGAATCCACGTTCACCCGAACATTCATGGTTCCGTCAATTCCAAATGGAACATCTACGCCCGGAGTGTTGCGATTATTAGGTCTGACGAAGTCAACTCGAAATTGAGTAACGATGATGTCGTTCATGAAACTTGGATTGAACCCGGCTCCAGGTCCAATCTGTAGATAATGGTTGTCGAAAGTAACTTCAGCATTGTCATTGAAAACAGCGCAGAAGGCAGGATCCTGAATCTCATCATTGGCGTTATCACACGTATCTGAGAGAAGCGGTACACCATCCTCTTCCCCTTCTCCGCCGGGAACGCCTGTAACTTCCGACACAACAAGCAGCGATGCCGACTCCGAACTGTCTTCCACTTCGGTGCAGGCATAGCTAATCAGGGCAACAGCCAAAACCATCAAGAATGCTGGTCTAAAACTAAAGTTTTTCATGTTCATACTCCTTCCTCCTTTCCCTTCTAACGGATGATCCGAGGAGTCAAGAAAATCAGAAGTTCCCGATTGTCTCGTGTCACGTTGGTGTTTTTGAACAACCATCCTAAAAGAGGAATCCGGTGTAAGACCGGAGTTCTTCCCTGCTGATAGGACTCAGACGCCGTGAAAATACCGCCGATTACCGTCGTTCCACCGTCTTCTACAAGTAGAGTTGTGCGGGCGCTCTCCGTATCAATTGCCGGTGTTCCGCCAACACCAATAATCGAAAGATTCGGTCTATTGTTCTCGATTTCTACTTCCATAATCACAGTCCCTTCGGCTGTAATCTGCGGAAGAACACTCATTCGCAAAGACGCCTGAACGTAAGTGGTTGTAATTGTGTTGTTGGCAATCGTTTGAACCGGTATCTGAGTACCCTGGACGATCTCAGCTCTTGTATTGTTTTGCGTTGCCACTTTTGGACTGGAAAGAATACGTCCTTGTCCGGAATTCTCCAGCGCCATCAAAGCCACGTCCAGACGGAATGTGTCCAGAATATTCCCAGCGGAAAGCAAAATCGCTGAATTCGGGGCCTGTGAACTAGGCAAATTCACAGCGTATCCACTAAGCGGATTCCCGGTGATACCGGAGGTGGCACGAATCGCATTGCCGCCGATCAGCATGTTATTGGGAAATTGCAAAGTGGTGTTATTGCCAAAACTTGGATCCACGATGCCACGGAATCCCCATTGAATACCAAATCCTTGAGAGAAGTTTTTGGTGGTTTCTACGATTCGTGTTTCAATGACAACCTGACTTGTTCGGGAATCCAACGTATCGATCAAGCTGATGACCGAATCGATATTTGTGTCGATGTCGGTAATGATCAACGTATTGGTTCTGACATCAACGATGCTGCTGCCCTTTTTGGTCAGTAGCCTTTTAACAATCGCATCCACCTGCTGCGCCTTCGCGTAGCTGAGTGGTACGATCTTGGTAACCAACGGGGCGCTCAAGAATTGTTGTTCTTCAACTCTTCTGCGCTGTTCTTCTTCTGCCTCTATCTTTGAGAGTGGTGCAATCCGGATCACGTTCCCTTCAATCGTATAACCCAATCCCTGGTTCTTCGTAATCAAATCCAAGGCTTGATCCCAGGGGACTTCGGTTAATTTCAAAGTAACGGAACCTCTGACTGAAGGATCAAGGATCACATTTAATCCTGAAATATCTGCAATAAATCGGAAGAGATCCTTGATGTCAATGTCTTTGAAGTCAAAGGAGAATGGCTCACCAGTGTACTGCTTTTGCGCACCGCCTTCCCGGTCCTCCAGACTTCCCATGCCCTGACTACCAGTGGTTTCAGTTGGTGGACGACTCGTGGTCGGAAGTGTTGTGGTTTCCTGTGCAAAGAGACTTGTGTCCGGCTCAAACGAAAAGAATTGTTCGTTCGTGGTTTGCTTTGGCTCGGCCTGAGCAATCTTCGGTTCTTCATATTTAACCGGTACCTGCTCAAGATTTACCGGAACCGGCTCCGCAACAGGTGCTGCAGTTTCAGTTTCACTCTGGCTCGTGCTTCCGTTCGATTTTGCCTGAGGAATATTCGCCTCCCCAAGATGAATCGTCAGTTGCGTTCCTTCCTGACTGATCGTGTAAGGAACCTTTCTGTTCAAATCAATCACGGCCCGAACCACTTTGGGAGCTGTTTGAAATTGAGCAACGCGCACTTTTGTAAGGAGTTCCTGTCCATCCGCCTGCCGGCTGCTTAATCCTGGCCCGACACTGACTGACTTTACGTCGATCACGAGTCGAGCAGGATTGGCCAACTCAAAAACATCGTAATTCATGGAGCCGTCACCGACCAGTACTACGTCGACTTTTTCTGCATTGATCGGGCTAATCTGAACATCATTGATCACTGTGGCTGGACTTGCAGGAACAGCTTCCTTTACAGGAGCCTGCTCTACAGGTTTCGCAACTTCAGTCCGCTCAGCAGCAACCGGAGCGCTCTCGGGCACTTTCTCAACTGAAGCAGCCTGAACCGGTTCTTCTACGGGCTGATCCGCTTTCACCGGTTCTGGAGGAGCGGGAATTGTTGCTACAGAAGTTCCGTCCTCAATGTCGATGTACAGCTTATTTCCGTCTGAAGAAACCTGATGCGGACGAAAAGATGTCAGCTTCACCACAATCCGCGCCCGCTGTCCATCCGCTTGGGGAAAAGTTTGCAACGACACCACTTCGGGTGTGTTAATAAACAACTCCTGCGGAAGATTTCTTAAATCCAGATTGGTTAGCTCAACCTGAACCTCAGAAGCTGTCTGAGACGCAGTTACGTTGTATTGCAACGGCTGAGTCGTTTCCAGAACAATTCGAGTTTTGTTCTTCTGCTCTTCCCAGGAGAGATTCTTCAAGCCCACAAGGTCTTCAGCAGATAACAACGGAGGCGTGAAGAAGGAGAAAAGGAGAAGAAATAAAGGAAAATAGTGACGCTTGCTCATTGTGTCCCCTCCTGAACAGGATTTAGCCTTTTTTCAACTTCTTTAGATCGAAGTCCTGGTGCGGCTGGATTTTCCTCAGTAAAGTCTTGACGAAAGATTACTCTATCCTTTTCAATGGAGATAATCTGTCCGTCGTACAGCTTGTCACCAGCTTTCATAAAACGGGCTTTATTGTCAGCTCCCACAATTATAGCGGTGTAACCTTCTTTACCCTGAGTAATTCCTACGACCTTGGCATCGCCTACAGTCAATGCACCTTTCGGTGTCGAAGGTCCTTTTGCCTTTATGCCGACAAGCAAATCGACGAATGGATCTCTTCGACCTGCCGGGTCATAGGTATAGTTGATATCATACGCTTCAGGCTGATCCGCTTTCTTTTCGTCTTGAACCTGTAAAACAAGGAATGGATCAGCAGTCGTTGTTGCATCCCCTGTAGACGAACTTACCAAGAACAGCGCAACAGCCACGACAAAGAAAAGTTTAGTTTTCATGTTCGAGCTCCTCGTCTCTTGGATGGAGTTGGTGGAGCCGTCTCCTTATAGATAAAAGTGGTTGCGACGCAATCAGCCGTGAGTGTATTTGTGCTTCTAGGGTTGGTATAACTTCGTATTCTGATGTCCCTTACGTTGATGATCCTGTACAACTTTCCGATTCGCTCGAAAAACTTGGCCAGGATGTGGTAGTTACCGGAAAGCGACATGTTAATGGGCCATTCTTCATAGTACTCTTGTGGAGCGTGAGTGCCCGGCCTAAAAGTGGTGATGGTTAAACCAAGTTCCGTTCCCTCTTGCTGGATACGGCTGTAGAGGTCGGCGATCTCCTCTGTTTCAGGAAGGATTTTTTTCAAGGATTCCAATTGATGTTCCAGACGTTTGAGCTCAGCCTCAAATTCAATCGCGC
Above is a genomic segment from bacterium containing:
- the pilQ gene encoding type IV pilus secretin PilQ, producing the protein MSKRHYFPLFLLLFSFFTPPLLSAEDLVGLKNLSWEEQKNKTRIVLETTQPLQYNVTASQTASEVQVELTNLDLRNLPQELFINTPEVVSLQTFPQADGQRARIVVKLTSFRPHQVSSDGNKLYIDIEDGTSVATIPAPPEPVKADQPVEEPVQAASVEKVPESAPVAAERTEVAKPVEQAPVKEAVPASPATVINDVQISPINAEKVDVVLVGDGSMNYDVFELANPARLVIDVKSVSVGPGLSSRQADGQELLTKVRVAQFQTAPKVVRAVIDLNRKVPYTISQEGTQLTIHLGEANIPQAKSNGSTSQSETETAAPVAEPVPVNLEQVPVKYEEPKIAQAEPKQTTNEQFFSFEPDTSLFAQETTTLPTTSRPPTETTGSQGMGSLEDREGGAQKQYTGEPFSFDFKDIDIKDLFRFIADISGLNVILDPSVRGSVTLKLTEVPWDQALDLITKNQGLGYTIEGNVIRIAPLSKIEAEEEQRRRVEEQQFLSAPLVTKIVPLSYAKAQQVDAIVKRLLTKKGSSIVDVRTNTLIITDIDTNIDSVISLIDTLDSRTSQVVIETRIVETTKNFSQGFGIQWGFRGIVDPSFGNNTTLQFPNNMLIGGNAIRATSGITGNPLSGYAVNLPSSQAPNSAILLSAGNILDTFRLDVALMALENSGQGRILSSPKVATQNNTRAEIVQGTQIPVQTIANNTITTTYVQASLRMSVLPQITAEGTVIMEVEIENNRPNLSIIGVGGTPAIDTESARTTLLVEDGGTTVIGGIFTASESYQQGRTPVLHRIPLLGWLFKNTNVTRDNRELLIFLTPRIIR
- a CDS encoding PKD domain-containing protein, which codes for MKSKLRAGTPMIALAFIGIAVLFIASCSTDEVDIPDLTGPSGTRLFITIEASPDSVFIRKPSATPDRSNITIQLKNQLGAGVPNARIKLRLTNIEGSEVGIGSLDANTVVTDSGGFARVTYTAPSTAEQPVNTRVFITAILTDPAYPFEVVTRHPLDLELTKPFDCVAGPGAPEISFTITPASPAEDEQVCFDAQGTVDNGTIISFSWTFGDGGSSSGVFVCHTYTSNGSFPVTLFVVDDDANCVSLTRLVEVNEGDEPTCDFTISPNPVSTDTQVFFDASTSEDPDGNIVSFQWNFGDGSTASGEKVTHSYNFTGTFTVSLTIRDNAGNEVVCTQTVSVGTGFPTCTFDFTPSDPDTETVVSFDGSASTDPEGGVLTFDWDFADGGTDTGPVVTHQFLTEGSFIVELTVTDPEGNATQCTEAVVVGEAPVPTCTFDSDPNPSCTGQNVTFDASASDPNDTVLTFEWDFDCTNPPNPDTVDSTQGPIAITSFPTAGIVDVCLRVTNDDASTQVCSRPQVVTEAPDIDDANPFDPDSGAIGDAVQIFGSGFVSAANGGALSFGTQDQPSFTVNGPGTVITTTVPAGATDGPITFTNDCGGDVSNVDFDVEETMSISNGVPSPANEGVAITFTVTLSSARSVQTDVDFATGGGNATGAAVCNGTTDDYESEAGTLSIPAGSTTGDIVVNTCADTDTPEVQETFNVTLSNPSAGVTITDNQGVGSIADVP
- a CDS encoding type 4a pilus biogenesis protein PilO, yielding MAIQDTVKSWPWYGQAALFVVIGAALFYLGHWQLIEPLNKKIVELNNERESLIQEINRGETAKARAIEFEAELKRLEHQLESLKKILPETEEIADLYSRIQQEGTELGLTITTFRPGTHAPQEYYEEWPINMSLSGNYHILAKFFERIGKLYRIINVRDIRIRSYTNPRSTNTLTADCVATTFIYKETAPPTPSKRRGART